The Natronosporangium hydrolyticum nucleotide sequence GGCGCGCCGACTCCAGGCGGCGGCCACCGGTAGCAGCGGCGCCACCGGCGCCAGCAGCAGCACCAGCGACGGGATCCGGGGGAAGGCGAGGTCGAACAGAGCCGCCAGCAGGATCAGTCCGGCCGCGGTCGCGAACCAGGGCAGGATCCGGGCGGCGACGCCGGTGCGCCGCAACCGGCTCCGCCGGGCCGGGCCGGGACCGGCGGCGACCCCGGCCGCCACCTCGACGGCCACCCGGTCCAGCAGCTCCCGGGTGGGCGACGGCACCGCGTCGGCGAGCCGGGCCCGACAGCCGGGGCACTCCTCCAGGTGGGCTTCGATCGCCCAGACCCGGGCCTCGTCGAGGGCACCGTCGCCGGTGGCGTAGCGGGCGATGAGAACAGGGGACGGGTGGGTGATCATGATAGTGCCTCCCGCAGCGCGATCCGGGCCCGCCGGGCGTAGGTCTTGACGGTTCCTTCCGGCATGCCGAGCAGCAGCGAGGTTTCCCGGACGGTCAGACCGTCGAGGACCATCGCCCGTAGCACCTGGCGCAGGTTCTCCGGCAGCGCCAACAGCGCCTGCTCCAGGTCCGCGTCCATCCGGTCGGCGAGCACCTGCTCCTCGGCCGCCGGAGCGACCGGCTCGACGGCCAACGCCGCCGGCAGCCGCTCGCGGCGGGCCCGCCGCCGGAACGCGTCCACCAACCGACGGGCGGCGATGGTCCAGAGCCAGCCCACGGCGCTACCCCGGGCAGCGTCATGGGCGACGCTGCCGCCGGAGCGCCAGACTGCGAGGTAGGTCTCCTGGAGCACCTCGGCGACCAGGTCCTCGTCGGCGCAGCGCCGACGCAGCCGAACCGTCAACCAGGGCGCGGTACGCCGGTAGAACTCGTCGAAGGCCGACCGGTCGCCCCGGGCGACCCGGCGCAGCAACTCGCCCTCGTCGAGCGTCTCCAGGTTTCGACTCACACCCCGCAAGACGCCGCACCCCTCCCGCACGGTTTCCCTGTCGCTATGACCCGCGTCACAGGTCGGGGATGAGCGGGCCAGTCAGCCGCGACGAGGCTAGCTGGTCGTGGGAGATCTCAGGCAGGCCGCTTGAGGTCAGCAACGGGTTCGCTGGCTGTGAAACCAGCCGCCGAATAGGTCGCAAGGGCCCCGGCGTTGGAGGTCTCCGCGACCACGACGGCGCTCGACGACCCCATGTCCCTCAAGGCAGCCGCGCCCGCGATAGTGATATCGACTCCATATCCGCGCCCGCGGTGGTCGCGGTGCACACCCATGGGTTCGATGAGCCCGGGCCGGCCGTTGCCAGCACCCCACACCGTGGTGACGGCAACGGCGTTGTCATTTTTGTCGAATGCGATCAGATGCCGCGCGAGATGAGAGAACGGCCCTCCAGCCAAGGTGCCCCACCGCTCTAGGAGGCGTCGCTTGTCCTCGCCACCGAAGGGGGTGCCTTTGAAGGCAGACCAGTGCACTGCGACCCAGGCTTCCGCCTGGTCAGGACCGCTGGTCTCGATTCGGATTTCCTTCTGCTCCATCCGCTCTGTGCCGATCGGATGGGACAAGTCGCAGTGAAATGGTGTCCAGAGCTCATCGGCGATCCACCCTGCGTCCGACAAGTATTTCCGAAGGCTGCGGGCACCTCGTACTTCGACTACTGCTGCTCCGGCAGCCAGGACTCCCGCGTCAGGGTCATTGATGTCTGAGCCGATCTGCCGCGCCAGCTCGTCATCGTCGTACGCTGCTGGATCCATCGCCATGCGCAGAATATCCGGCTTGTCCAGTAACCCCAGGGCGACCATCTCCCCGTTTCGGGACCATACTCGCAGGTTCGCAGCTGTCCTCGTTGCTCCGACCATTGAGTGCCAACCGAGGTCACCGGGGTGAAGTTCGAATGACCTTCGGTCAGTCAGCCAATTGCTCAAATCAACAGCGAGCCGCTGCAGCTCAGTCGCGGCGGGAACGGTCATCAGGGCCGGCATCGGCTCACCTCACCACCCTCGACTCAGCATCAGCAACCCTTTTTGAAGCTCCGACCACGGCGCCCCGCGCAGCCGCCGCCCTCCCCGATAGTGGTTGCAATCTGCCACCACACCGTCTAGCGTCGGTGCTGATTGCAAACCACAACCAGTAGGGCCGACCACGCCGGAGACAGCGCCGCGGACCCACGATGGCAGGGAGGAATCATGTCCGCTCAGATGGCCGACGACTCGACCGCGCCGCAGGCCAGCCTCGGTCCGTTCTCCTCGCCAGGCGCCGCCCTGACGCCGTGGGAGGCCACGGAAGGGGCACTGCGCCGGATCCAGAAGTTCCAGTTGTGCACGGTACGCCGAGACGGCCGACCCCACGTGACACCGTTGCTGGCGATCTGGTCGCACGGCGCGATGTGGTTCGCCACCGGGGAGCACGAGCAGAAAGCCAAGAATCTCAGCGCTAATCCGCACTGCGCGCTCACCGCCGGAACCGACACCCTGACCGGCGTGGACTACATCATCGAAGGCACGGCGAGCCTGGTCACCGACTACGCCGTCCGGGAAGCCGTCGCGACCGCGTTCGAACAGGCCTATGGCTGGCAGCTCACCCGCGAGGACGGAACCTGGTATCAGCTGGGCGATGCCGTCCGGACCGGAGATGTTCAGCTCTACCGGGTCCAGCCGGAGAAGGGGTTCGCCTTCGCGACGGGTAGCGAATCCTCCCAGACCCGCTACCGGTGGCGCTGAGGCCACGGCTGGCTGCTCACCCGCCATCGGCAAAGTGCCGATGATGGCCGCCCGCAGGCAGGGCATCCATGCACTGTGCTCGGCCAGAAATCGCTGGCCGGCGCCCGATTGAGCTGCCACAATTCGTTGCCAGGCGCTGAACCCGAGCCGAGAGGACACACCAATGCGAGCAACTTCCACGCTCCGGACCCTTGACCGTCCTACCGTGGAGGCGCGCGTTGCCGTTGTTGAATCTGGGCGTGGTCGCCCATGTTGACGCAGGAAAGACCAGCCTGACCGAACGCCTGTTGTTCGAGGCGGGGGTGCTCGATGAGCCCGGTTCGGTCGACGACGGTACGACCAACACCGACTCGATGGAGTTGGAGCGCCGGCGCGGCATCACCATCCGGGCGGCGGTCACCTCGTTCGCGATCGACGGTCTCGTCGTCAATCTGGTCGACACGCCGGGCCATCCGGACTTCATCGCCGAGGTCGAACGCTCGCTAGCCGTATTGGACGCGGCCGTGCTCGTAGTGTCGAGCGTGGAGGGCGTGCAGCCGCAGACCGTGGTCATCTGGCGGGCGCTGCGCCGGATCGGCGTGCCCACGGTGCTGTTTCTCAACAAGGTCGACCGGGCGGGGGCCGATGTCGCCCGGACGCTCGCCCAGGTCCGGGCCCGACTTACCCCGCACGCCGTCATGCTGGCCGAGGTCGCCGATGCCGGCCGACGCAACGCTCGCGTACGTCAGCTCCCCCTGGACTCCGATCCGGTCATCGAGGCGGTAGCCGATGTGGACGACGGCGTGCTCGCCGCCTGGTTGGCGGGCGAGCGGGTGAGCCGACGGCGGGTCCGACGCGCGATCAGACGCGGCGTCCCCCGCAATGCGGCGACACCGGTCCTGTGTGGTTCGGCGGTCACCGGGGCCGGCGTGCCGGAACTTCGCCGGGCGCTGGTCGAGCTGTTGCCTCCCGCCGTTGAGCAGGACGGGCCGCTGGCGGGCACAGTGTTCGCCGTCGACCGCGACGAGGTGGGCCGGCGAGCATGGCTCCGGTTGTGGTCCGGCCAGCTGCGGGTCCGAGACCGGATTCCGTCCGCAACTGCCCGCCCGGAGCGGGTCACCCAACTCGAAGTGAGCGAGCCCGGCGGTGGCGTTGTCAGCCCGACGGCTCGGGCCGGCCAGATCGTGGCGGTGCGCGGCACCTCGGCGCAGATCGGCCACACCGTCGGGCAACCACCCCGGCGACGCACCCACCGGTTCCCGCCAGCGACGATGCAGGCGCTGGTCGAGCCGGTGGACCCGACCCAACGCACCGCCCTGTACGCCGGGCTGGCCGAACTCGCCGACGAGGATCCACTGGTCGACCTGCGGATCGACCAGCACGCTGGCGAAGCGTTGATCAGCTTGCACGGCGAGGTTCAGAAAGAGGTTGTGGCCGCGCTACTGAGCGAGCGATTCGGCATCCGCGCCCGGTTCGCGCAGACCATGACCGCCTGCATCGAGCGGGTGGTCGGCGCCGGCGACGGTGCGGAACTCATCAAACAGGACGGAAACCCCTACCTCGCCGGCATCGGTCTGCGCATCGAAGCCGCCCCGGCGGAGCACGGTGTGACCTTCTCCCCCGGCATCGAACGCGGCCGGCTGCCGGTGGCATTCATCACCGCCACCGAGGAGGGAGTACGACGGGCCCTGCGACAGGGCCCGCACGGCTGGCCGGTCACCGACTGCACGGTGACCATGACCTCGTCGCAGTACTGGCCCCGCCAGAGCAAGCCACACCAGAAGTTCGACAAGTCCATCTCCAGCGTCGCCGCCGACTTCCGCAACCTCGCCCCGGTGGTGGTGGCCGCGGCGCTGCGGCGCGCGGGAACCCGAGTGTGCCACCCGGTCAACCGGTTCGAATTGGAGCTCCCCCGCCCCGCTCACAGCGCCGTCGCCGCCCTGCTCGGCCGGCTCGGGGCGCCGATCCTCGACGCCGCGGCCGACGGGGCGTACCTGCGGTTGGTCGGCACTTTGCCCTCGGCGCGGCTGCCGCGGCTCGCCGCGGTCCTACCGGACCTGACCGGCGGTGAGGGCGTCCTGGTGACCCGGTTCGACCACTACGCTCCGGTGACGGACGAACGCCCGCCGACGCTCCGCCGACGCGGACCGGACCCGGCCGATCGCCAGGGATGGTTCCGGGCGGTGCCGCGGTGACCATGATGATGGAGACGCCACCCCGGCAACTCCCGCGGCGCAGGACCGAAGCTGGGTACGGTCGTCCGGTGACCGAAGACGACACCTTCGCCCAGCGGGTCGAAGCGCACCGGCGCGAGCTGCGGGTGCACTGTTACCGCATGCTCGGGTCGTTCGACGAGGCCGAGGACCTGGTACAGGAGGTGTTCCTGCGGGCATGGCGCGGGCGGGACGGGTTCGCCGGGCGGTCATCGCTGCGCACCTGGCTCTACCGGATCGCCACCAACGCCTGCCTGGACGCGCTCGACGGCCGGAAACGGCGGCTGCTGCCCGATCAGGCGGGGCCGCCGGCCGGGGCCGGGCAGCTCGCCGGCGATGGTGACGCCGGTCCGTGGCTGCAGCCGTTCCCCGACCACCTGTGGGAGCCAGCCGCGCCGAGCGCGGACGAGCCCGAGTCGATGGTCGTCGCCAGAGAGACGTTGGAGCTCGCGTTCCTGGTCGCGATGCAGCACCTGCCACCCCGGCAGCGCGCCGCGGTGATCCTGTGCGATGTGCTCGGCTGGCCGCCCCGGCAGACCGCGCAGGCCCTCGACGGCAGTGTCGCGTCGGTCAACAGCGCGCTGCAACGAGCCCGGGCCACGCTGCGCGAGCACCTGCCGGCGGGCCGGGCCGAGTGGGCGCCGCCCGCGCCGCCCAGCGAGGAGGATCGGCGGGTGCTGCGCCGGTACATGGCCGCGGTCGAACGAGGTGACCTCGACGGAGTCGCTGAGCTACTAGCGGCCGACGTACGCGCGACGATGCCGCCCTACCCGGAGTGGTTCGCCGACCGCGAGTCGGTCCTCGCGGCGCTGGCGGCCACCTGGGACGAAGCCTCGCCGGACTACATCGGAACGTTTCGGCTGGTCGCAACGAGCGCCAACGGCCAGCTCGCCGCGGCGAGCTACCGACGGCCGCCCGGCGGGCAGGTCTT carries:
- a CDS encoding sigma-70 family RNA polymerase sigma factor, producing the protein MMETPPRQLPRRRTEAGYGRPVTEDDTFAQRVEAHRRELRVHCYRMLGSFDEAEDLVQEVFLRAWRGRDGFAGRSSLRTWLYRIATNACLDALDGRKRRLLPDQAGPPAGAGQLAGDGDAGPWLQPFPDHLWEPAAPSADEPESMVVARETLELAFLVAMQHLPPRQRAAVILCDVLGWPPRQTAQALDGSVASVNSALQRARATLREHLPAGRAEWAPPAPPSEEDRRVLRRYMAAVERGDLDGVAELLAADVRATMPPYPEWFADRESVLAALAATWDEASPDYIGTFRLVATSANGQLAAASYRRPPGGQVFEPFGIGVLRVRDGRISDIVAFHEPELFPAFGLPPHLDP
- a CDS encoding GNAT family N-acetyltransferase, with amino-acid sequence MPALMTVPAATELQRLAVDLSNWLTDRRSFELHPGDLGWHSMVGATRTAANLRVWSRNGEMVALGLLDKPDILRMAMDPAAYDDDELARQIGSDINDPDAGVLAAGAAVVEVRGARSLRKYLSDAGWIADELWTPFHCDLSHPIGTERMEQKEIRIETSGPDQAEAWVAVHWSAFKGTPFGGEDKRRLLERWGTLAGGPFSHLARHLIAFDKNDNAVAVTTVWGAGNGRPGLIEPMGVHRDHRGRGYGVDITIAGAAALRDMGSSSAVVVAETSNAGALATYSAAGFTASEPVADLKRPA
- a CDS encoding zf-HC2 domain-containing protein, with the protein product MITHPSPVLIARYATGDGALDEARVWAIEAHLEECPGCRARLADAVPSPTRELLDRVAVEVAAGVAAGPGPARRSRLRRTGVAARILPWFATAAGLILLAALFDLAFPRIPSLVLLLAPVAPLLPVAAAWSRRADPAWELLASVPRTGLVLLLRRTLAVLAAILPALAVAGGVTGHSPALWLLPCLAFTAAALAIGALVGVERAALGLAVAWSAAVVVPSLVGQRLPTILELSSWPGWAAVLAVLVAVLLIRAGAYRRLPVSRFDLST
- a CDS encoding pyridoxamine 5'-phosphate oxidase family protein translates to MSAQMADDSTAPQASLGPFSSPGAALTPWEATEGALRRIQKFQLCTVRRDGRPHVTPLLAIWSHGAMWFATGEHEQKAKNLSANPHCALTAGTDTLTGVDYIIEGTASLVTDYAVREAVATAFEQAYGWQLTREDGTWYQLGDAVRTGDVQLYRVQPEKGFAFATGSESSQTRYRWR
- a CDS encoding elongation factor G; its protein translation is MPLLNLGVVAHVDAGKTSLTERLLFEAGVLDEPGSVDDGTTNTDSMELERRRGITIRAAVTSFAIDGLVVNLVDTPGHPDFIAEVERSLAVLDAAVLVVSSVEGVQPQTVVIWRALRRIGVPTVLFLNKVDRAGADVARTLAQVRARLTPHAVMLAEVADAGRRNARVRQLPLDSDPVIEAVADVDDGVLAAWLAGERVSRRRVRRAIRRGVPRNAATPVLCGSAVTGAGVPELRRALVELLPPAVEQDGPLAGTVFAVDRDEVGRRAWLRLWSGQLRVRDRIPSATARPERVTQLEVSEPGGGVVSPTARAGQIVAVRGTSAQIGHTVGQPPRRRTHRFPPATMQALVEPVDPTQRTALYAGLAELADEDPLVDLRIDQHAGEALISLHGEVQKEVVAALLSERFGIRARFAQTMTACIERVVGAGDGAELIKQDGNPYLAGIGLRIEAAPAEHGVTFSPGIERGRLPVAFITATEEGVRRALRQGPHGWPVTDCTVTMTSSQYWPRQSKPHQKFDKSISSVAADFRNLAPVVVAAALRRAGTRVCHPVNRFELELPRPAHSAVAALLGRLGAPILDAAADGAYLRLVGTLPSARLPRLAAVLPDLTGGEGVLVTRFDHYAPVTDERPPTLRRRGPDPADRQGWFRAVPR
- a CDS encoding RNA polymerase sigma factor; the encoded protein is MSRNLETLDEGELLRRVARGDRSAFDEFYRRTAPWLTVRLRRRCADEDLVAEVLQETYLAVWRSGGSVAHDAARGSAVGWLWTIAARRLVDAFRRRARRERLPAALAVEPVAPAAEEQVLADRMDADLEQALLALPENLRQVLRAMVLDGLTVRETSLLLGMPEGTVKTYARRARIALREALS